The Plodia interpunctella isolate USDA-ARS_2022_Savannah chromosome 22, ilPloInte3.2, whole genome shotgun sequence genome includes the window GGTAATGTTCGATCAAACTTAACAACATGCTTGCATTTATTGGtgtcaatataataaagtaaatattcgGTAAATCAATGTGGCAAATTCTTAAATATACagtattaagtaggtatttttaagcCGCCCCGATTTGgcggtttaatttttaactgcTCCGTACTTCAGTAGTAACATAAAACACTCTGAAACCGAAAAGTTTTCAAGAAACATATTAGAAGTAAAAACAACGAAGCggcttaataaaatactttgaaaATTCTTACGCATTTTTCTGTATGTAAAGTTATGTGTCtgtgtaatattaaaagtaaataaacatattatctTCGTCTTTtggtaaaagtaattttatcacattcataattatgtgctaaaataaaaaaatagtgtttAGCTAAACTAGAACAACAAGGAATtttcttgtattattttccCGAATGTCAAGGTCAAGTGAAGTTGTCACTACTgtcacaatataaaaaaaaaaccaaagaGCACCATAATCAAATGGAAAGGCTTGTACCGCGTTCTTTCTCACCGGTAATTCTTGCGTTTAGTTTAGAGAAAGATATTTCCACTATTACTACCCTGAAACATACCCGTACGCCCGTACATAGAAAGTACCTTTACTAGTGTTTTACCTTTTTGTTCTTTCAATACAAACCCAGCTTCCATCCGAGAACGAAACCATGTAGTAACCTCTCTATAGACCCTCCAATGGATTAAAGTCACAGCAATTCGAGGGGCATCGATGCAGCAGACGAGCTTGCGAGAAGGGGGTCTAGCTGCCCCCCTGTGGGCCCTCTGCCGATGGCTCCGATCCCTTTCGCGCAGGTTCGTTCCTGGATCCGCTCACGCATAAGTGAAGACCAAACTCAATTAAGGCAGACCCTGGAGACATGTCGACAAGCCAGGAAACACTACCTGACTGGGACAGTCGTTACTCAAGACGTCTGATCTCACTACCAAGAAGGTATCTCGTATCGTATCATGGTTGGTATCATTACTGGTCATTGTGCACTAAACAAACACCTTTTCACCCTAGGTCTCACAGACAGCCCACTGAGCAGAGCATGCATGGAGGCTGAGGATACTGCAAGCCACCTTCCCCTGGAGTGTCGTGGCGTTGCATCAACAAGATTTCCTGGGAAATCCAGGGACCATGAGCGAAGCCTGCCGTGCACCATCGGCGGTGCTCCGTTTCCTGAAGGAGCTGGGCTGGCTGGAATGATCAGTGGCTCAGACTCCGCACGCAGAAAGTGCCCAGACAAGAGGCCTAACTGCGAAAAACAGTCCTCGAGGGAAGTAAGAAACCTCTCTATagagaataaaaaagaaaagtactttattcggcaaaataatttttagataGAAACTCTATAGCTAGGGTACGATTGCATCTTGTGTATTTATTGATCAAccatttctaataatatggTAGCGATACAACAAAACTGAACTAGGACTGGAAactttatctaaattaaaattatcaataaggAAGACATATTCAACagcatacttatttattaactaataCTATTCCCATACATCACAAACATCGTAACATCAATAAAACACTGGTTAtgcttacaaatatttaattattgattttatcgaTTTTGGTAATTGAAAACTAGAGCGCATCCCTTTTCGTGTATGGCAACACCAGGAACCAAATAGTTGACGGAAGGCTGTGCGCAGCGCAAGATGTGTTGTTGCAGTTGTAACACTActtttataactaaaatagAAATTGATTTAGATAAGTGGTTTCTCAATCAATTTGTACCAGTGTCCGCACTCGCAGCGGCGGGGTTGATCCTGGAATgagaacaattttttttttttgtattacggcaacatcaattttatttattacatggGCGTGAAGACCCGCTTTGGAAAAATGCTCTTGCTATAGTTTCTTAGAGAGTACTCTATATCCAGTGCATGTTGTAGGAAACGATTAAGGGACGCTTTCACGGCAGattggcaacaatagcattctcaaagagggtgGACATCAGGCATGTgaccggttgtaaaataatagccgaatcttcaaaacttcAAGGTTTCAGTGCCTATTCCTAGAAAAGAACACTTCAGTTAAAACCCACCCATATGCTATATTCCATCAAAATTCATtcgacgacttcggtggcgcagtggtaaggttcttgccactgaaccgagatggcccgggttcgatccccggtcgggtaatgatggaaaatgatcttttactgattggtatttgttataaaatatagtatcgttgagttagtatcccataacacaagtctcgaacttactttggggctagctcaatctgtgtgatttgtcctaatatatttatttatttattcatccagtaacaaacacatacaagTGAGATAAGGATTATTATTGCATATGTATGATCATGTATACCTTGTGCAGCCACAGCCAAGTGATCGACGTGGAGTGTTCATCACCTGaaacaatacataataaatatttaatataatgacaCCAACATTAGTTGCTTGTgttctacatatattttaaacggTTGTCTcacaaatcatttttaaactCTATGGTGATATTTGTCAGTCTTTCAAGTAAAACCTACGATCTTATAAAGCGgtacagatacagtatcacatCTTTATCCTTTACGGGGACAGAGCCAAGATTTGAGAAACTTGAAGGtcacatatacacatatatggTTACAACACAATCTCTTAAGTTAAATTATGAGTTTGTGTTCATGCAGACAGACGAGACaggcatttctttttataatatgtaaggatgtcaCATGTTTGGCATATTTTAGTTGTCAATACCTTCATTCTGAAATGAATTGTGCATTTAGGTGTGTGTGTCATTAGGAACACAGATCTGGGTTGGCACAAACAGAAGTTGTGTATACCAGATAGTCGTGAATATATGCAGGTAGTGAAAGTACTGTTCACttgttaatatttgtttttcaaacaTCAAATGTTTATTCGCACACAACATGTGGACGTCCTTTGCGATGTCACATCCTCGAACAGAACCAGGCACATGcagaaatgagagagagacttaCATATACATCCTACAATCCTAGCATCAAAACAGGAGGGCACTAGGGTGGGCTTGTCCTTGGTGCCGTCATTTTTCTTCAGCACCTTCATGTTGAAGGGGTCGTCCTCACCGGACTGGAGGGCCAGCAATTCCTTCCTTTCGAGACCGGTGGCATGCTCCAGGGGATCAGGCATCACTGGAATATCATATTTATGGTTGTAACAAAAAGTAAGCAATTTTCCTGGTCTCCAATTAACTCCACACTAAAATCTACTCTGTGCAACTCAATGCttcattttcaaatgaaagacaaataaacatactttcatatttaaagtATTCTGCTTGCATGGAACATTGACAATATAGGTATAAGACAggtaaagaaaatattcatcAAATTTAAGTACTAGATTGTTTCAATTGGTGTGATGAAACACTATTCAACACTGAATGTTCCATGTCAAATCTTTGTTCTTTTTGTTAGCAATAGGTAAGTGTTTATTAATctcttaaaaacaaacatgtacaattttgaaactgaaatagaaataaaaaactaacaatAGAATGCATTGAAAACTGAAAAACATGATAACTTAAGAgttgtataatgtatgtacataagtacatacataaggAAACTTTTAGTGCagcaaaaaattaagttgtaATCCCTAATCCAATTCCTAGTCGCCAGCGTAAGTACCTAAAAGACGGGTGATCATGCCTCCCAATCAGGGGCCATTTCACCCAGATCTTAatcctaattattattatgaatatgaaaGTAAGTTAAGTTACCTCTTCACTTTTTATCAACTCAACCATTCTATTCTATACtacaagtatataaaatttcaagaagattggttgagttagTAGTTGATGTATGGTGAAGAACATAGGctacctttcatcctggaaaattGTTCCCATGGGATATTCACACTTGCCAAGCCgagggcaaaaactagtacgAAATATCGGTATAATTTATGACTGCAACTATCCTACGcacaaaattaatgaagataaaaaatatattgataaccTCCTAagtcataaatttattgattttagatTGGGATAATATATGGAAATATCAAATAACATTTgctaatttatacaaaatgtaacaGGGAGTAACTGCGAAGTCTATAGGTACATGGATCAGGAACAggacaaaaatatcaataaaacgTGATCAATGTGATGggaaatttataaacatttatcgGCTTAAAAGGtcaccaatattttttgtggcgCATATGAATAGATGATgaatttcatacattttatgaaatgaattGGTTCATTTGCTTTATTTTAGGGTTGATTATTTCCAAtcagaatacattttttgacattacGTAACTAAGATTTTGACAGTCGAATCCCTTTTATTGCGGCATGATAAATGaacaaaaacttacttttgtcGGCATAACCACGTCGGGCGGCATTTACCAGCACACCCCTAAATGCATTTGCGCGAAGAATTTGTCTACACAAGGAagccattattttatttttacactagACCGTTTCTCACGATAGCAAGTGCAATCAAAATCATTTGTGAACTAGAGACGGAAACCGGATTTTACCGTTTTTTACATGAATcggtatttttcttttaggaTTGCCAGTATTTTCCTGATGTACCGTTTAACATAAATGTGTTGACCACGGGTATTGACGATTAAACAAGCCTATGCACACggttttgattattatttcatttcttacACTGTTATATCAtatctacaaatcaacttgggcaaaaactcattttttgtatgtatgtatgtttgtttgtttgtaacgcgataactttcgaaccgttggtctgattttgatgaaatttaatgtaGGATCtgttaatataacttttatgttCATGGGAcgtcaaaatcggttaagtagtttttgaaatattccgaattttgtaaaaaaatattgtgttcgcgaggtctaagttcgcggcgaaaaAGTTTAGTAACATAAAGGTTACATCTTAAGGCCATCTTATTCATTAGGGTCACCCTAATTCGGAAGAACATAAATTCAAGAAGTAGTAGAAGAGTAGGTAGCTATGATTTTTATCTCTTACGTGTTAGTCGTGAGGAACGAGCTTAATTCTTACGTCACGTGAATgacataaaaatcataaatactCCTAACGATAATGAACGAAATGagtattaaaaaacatatcccatatattttaaattgttgatGCCGATGTTTTGACTGTTGTAAATAGCGCAACAAGAAACAGCATGAAGacgttttatcattattaacaTTATCTCAGCTAGAactcataaataatatcacaaCACAAGTAGGTAACACAaccattaatatttaataaaactcttACGTAACATTTTtagtaagaatattttaagatttatctTTGTAATGACtctaatgataaaaaattccAGGCAcctattttatgataaatgaCATATTCGTAAAATGTTGAATCCTTAGTTCTGATTGCGAAATAGACCTGAAACAATAATGCacattttatatgttaattaaatttaaaaattacgtattttgtattttataaatgtaataaaatctcatACTTACAgcgcataaaataaattgtactttatgacggattttgtttattttgttcgcGTATAATAGCAAAGATGAAAGGATGCCTGAATGAAATCAGTTTCTAGTCCGACCACTTCTTTGAATAAAACACCCTTTGAACGAATTAAGTCTCACATCAATTTCACCTTCTTCCAGCTGAAAGAAATTATagagttatttatatttctaaatgattttaaatttacttatgtGCTTTCTGATTTAAGTTAATCTAGAATTAatggtttaattttttgttcaaaaaatgtttttttgtagTGAAAATAGATCTTAGATTATAAAAACTGTAATGGCAGCAGTTACAATttctgttgtattttttttataaaccaaTCATTTACCGGGTCTCCTTGATATAATTCTCTATAACAGGACGGTGATACGCATTCTCGAATGCAACGCAGCCGCTGCAGACCATTCTGATTACTGCAAGCACTGGTTTGTTCACATGCAGTTTCAAATTCTCGAAACGTCATTTCCTGaaacaaataacataaattaatttgttttattttacatgaaatagTAAACTGGTTACCAGCAAAACATTTCTTCTCATTGATGTCACAATACTGAAGCTAAAATCAATTTCGTGGAAAAAACAATAGCACCTGTAAATATAGTATGGACCATTATGacaacaaaaatgaaaatatacttgGTACTTACATTTTTCGGAGAATCTTTATACTGATATTCCTTAAAAGCGAATGTTACTGGAGAGTCAGTAGAACCTTTACAGTATGcgcataaaactaaaatataataataactaaaaactAGATGTAATCGCAACATTTTCAGCAGTAATACAATGCAAAATGAATACACGTAATGTAACCTAATTTGCCTATATGTTCTGGgaaagaaaatcaatattttgtttcttaaacCTGATGATTTTAAGCTAcaacataacatatataggtaaaaaGCTATTctcacataaaataatatgattaaatAGCTAAAAagtatctattattattatttactgtttaAGCATCTAGTGGGTATTTTAATACActtgtttattcattactatatttttgtaaaaaccgATTAAAAACCGGATAAGTaccgatatttttttgtgggCAAAGGAAGGCAGCTTCAAGGGGATGCTGTCTTCTGCTAGTTTCAGTTCAGAAATGAGACGATGAGTGAGATGAGCAATTTTGTCATTCAGTAGATACATATCATAAGGGTTCCGGTACTGGTAGTTCCAAAGTTGAccaatatcattaaaaataaaagtaggtaggtaggtacttaatataaaggaaaaagaaattaaataatgcaaCTAACTgtccttaatttatttaagctacaatattaattataactaaacgttgaaaaagtatttttaatctgttcTGTAGACCTACTTgtcattttttcattaattcatttcgTAATTCGTAATGCGCCAAAGTGAGATGAGATTGAGTTGTGACTAAATATCAAGTGATTTCTTACTAGAATTTAGTGTATATGAATTTATCGTCCTACGAATCTTACGAGTGCAAAATCGAACATATTTCTAGTGAACAAACAAATTGtgatcattattttaaacaaaggaATCAGTGTGTATTTGTTAAAGGACATACTACACCATAACAATACTATCATTTGGTAAGtgcttttgatatttttataggtatttgaATTATATGTCTATATCATGTTTCAGTGTTGGtggattataaaattattttttatagcagaatagtaaaattttgtttattggtCCTTTACTGCAGTGGCTATTACAAAGCTAATACATACAAAGATACTACTTTCTGGCTTCTAGCGATTAGTTATAATCTTATCCTATTATTTAGAGAAACCAAACTATCattttcaagtatttttatgaagGATTCCTTTtgattcaaacaaaaaatacttttgaaacCTTATTTCAGTGCACTTGTTTTATTTGCCCATGTTTATTCAAAAGTTTATAACATCTGGACAATAAAGCAATGTCACAATTAATGCACAATAAAATGTGCTACCAAAATATACAACTTAAAGCATGTATAATGATCTAATtcaattaagatttttatgaatacatCACAACATCATGATTGTACCTAATCAGTAAGTTGCATTTacatatgacaaaaaaaacatatctgTGCAGTAAACCAATGAGGAGTTCCCCATCATCCCAATCATTTGATTGCAGATATCTGCTTTATATAGAGGCAAATCAATCAGTTTTTTCATCATACATAATTTGCAAGTTATAAGCTTTAAAATTTCCAAGCAAAGATTTCCATTAtatcaaatatctttaaaaaataattgaaaaatattttaaagcataTACACTTCAGCTTAATGAGCTGCTAGTGTGttagaaaataaagtaaataaataaatacctctTTGCAGTTGatttacaacaataaatttccaacaaaagttgataTCATATATAGTTCCAGAATGGGAGGGCCATTCACCCATCTGGTGCTGGTGTCCCCAACCaggaaattataataacgttGACATAAGGCAAGCGGCCAGTTGTAAACTCACAGCCAAATTTAgtgaatttaataagtattatttttgtatttaattcaGATAGCATGTGTTGATTGTCAGTGCATTCTTGGTGCAGCTATACTTAAActctgaaatttaaatttaacccATATTTAACCtgaacaacaaatattttatacaagccATACAGAGTAGATATCCTCAGATTGAATTGTCATGTAAATTTaagctttaaattaaatggaataagatgaaatttgaaatggaAAGTCATTCAATGTTgctagaataaataattttgtaatagtaatttttatgcttttgttttgtttcaacCTGTAATTTGCTCAaaagatttacaaaaaaagaaaaacaaatgttgTGTATTGTCcagattaaattatctttgcTACCTTTACTTGAAAAGGATTCTTGATTTTAGAAATtgctttga containing:
- the LOC128679927 gene encoding cytochrome c oxidase subunit 5B, mitochondrial-like, encoding MASLCRQILRANAFRGVLVNAARRGYADKMMPDPLEHATGLERKELLALQSGEDDPFNMKVLKKNDGTKDKPTLVPSCFDARIVGCICDEHSTSITWLWLHKDQPRRCECGHWYKLIEKPLI